GTCGTCCTCGACCTCCTCGGCCGGCGTCTCCGCGTACAGGCCGCGCAGGACCGTCTTGACGTTCCACGCGTCGAACTTGCGCAGGTACGCCGCGACCTGGTTGTAGATGCGGCCGTTCGACCACTCCAGCACGTCGTCGAAGTTCTTCGCGAGGTTACGGTTGAGCGCGTACTCGATGAGGTCGACCCCGCTGTACCGGGAGCCGAGCGCGTTCATCTCGGCCTCGTACTCGGTCTCCTCCATGTAGCGGGCGATCTCGCCCGGGCCCATGCGGACGAGCTTCCGGTAGTCCTCGTCGCCGAACAGCTTCGCTCGACGTGCCCTGACGCGGGCGTTGACGTATTCGGGATTCGAACCGCGGTCGCTCTGGCTCATTGCTCGTCGAACAGCCGGGAGCTTATCTCCTTGAGGTTGTCCTCCCAGACGTCCTCGAGCACCGAGTCGAACGTGTTGTTGACGCGGAGACGGCTCTCCTCGCTCTCGACGACGACGCCGCCGAGGCAGTCGTACTCGCCGGCGTACTCGTAGCCGTCGTAGTCGGCGAGGATGTCCGTGAGCAGGTCCTCGTCGGAGGCGCGACCGTAGACGGATGCGGTGTCCACGTTCTCGAACTCCTCGGCGGCTGCGTCGAGCAGCGCACGGGTGAGTTCCTCGCGCTGGTCGCCGGACAGGCCGGCGATCTCCGATTCCACGTCCGCACGGACCTGTTCGAGGACGTCGCGTCGTGCCTCGAGGCGCATCTGCTTGGCCTCGAGCTTGGCGCTCGAGAGCTGCTGCTCGCGCTCCTGTTCTACCTTTCGTTCGGCCGCGCGCTCTGCCTCTTCGAGCGTCTCCTCGGCGTCGGCTTGGGCCTCCGAGATGATCTCCTCGGCCTCCGCCTCTGCGTCGTCGCGGATTTCCTCCGCACGCGCGCGGGCTTCGTCTCGTATGTCCTCAACGACTGTTTCCAAACTCATTGTAAGAAGTGGGGGGAGCGGTTTAGACGAAGAGCGCGACCAGCGCGAAGATCACCAGCGTCTCGGGCAGGACCGTCAGAACGATCCCGATACCGGTGGAGATGGAGTCTTCGGCGAGTGCGCCGACTGCGGCGGCACCGATGCCGCGTTCTGCGTACCCTGCACCGATCGCGGCCAGCCCGATACCGAGAGCTGCGCCGGAGTCCGCGGGGATCGCAGGAGCGTTGCCCTCTCCCTGCAGGGCGATGTCTGTTACGTTGTTCAGTGCGGTCATACCGACGTCGGCGAGAGCTTCGAACATGTTTACGTATACCTCGTGGTTTGTAACCGGACAATCGCTAATCACCGTACTGGCTTCATAAAACTTCCCAAAAGAAACCGCCGATTCTGCCGCTATAACAGCTAATCGGCGGGTTCCAAGGGGTTTATACTTTCGATTGACGCCGGGTTTCCTGCCAGCTCGAAGAGAAGAATCTGACAGATGGTGAGAGATTTCGCGAGGAATCGTGAACAATCGTTCGAAACCGTGGAGAATCCACTCCGGAACGAGAACGGTCGTGAGAACGGCGGTGGCCGAGGTCAGTCCTCGGTCGTGTAGTTGCGCTCGTAGCCGAACGGCTCGAACACGCGGCCGCCACCCTCGTAGAACTTGTCGAAGAACTCGACGTACTCGAGACGAACCCCCTGCAGGCCTGCGCTCGTGACACCGAGCAGCAGGACGACCAGGTGGCCGACGAGCAGGATGAGGATGCCGGCGAGCGCCATCCCGATGCCACCGTGCATCAGGCCGCCGAACATGACCTCCGTGACCTCGTGGCCGTGGTAGGTCCCCTTCTCGAGCATGTGGACCGGGTCGTGGGTGGTCCCGAAGTGCCACTCCGCGCCCTTGTCCGTCTCGACGACGTACACCCCGAAGAAGAGCAGGTTGACGACGAACGCCATCCCTGCCTTCGCCAGGATGACTGCCCCGATACGCAGGTAGGACAGGACGTTGACGAGCACGTTGACGGACTCGAGCAGCCCGACGAGGACGCCGAAGCCGCCCATGTGCTGGACCTCGCCGTAGATCATCACGACGAGACCGACGACGAACAGCCCCAGACCGAGGCTACCGATGGCCGGCGAGAAGCCGGTGAACCCGAGGTTGTAGACGGCATCGGGGCCACCGAAGGACTGGAACAGGAAGTCCGGCTTCAGGCCCTCGGCCTGCGTGCTGAAGATCCACATCCAGACGCCGAACATCATCGTCGCCCACGAACCGTTGTGGACGAACGCGTCGGCGAAGCCGTGGTCCATGTCGTTGATGAACCCGAAGACGTACCCCACCGTCAGGTGGAACAGACCGAGCAGCATGCTCACGACGAGCCAGGTCTGGCCGTAGGCCAGGTACTTGGGCTGGAGCCCCTTGTGCATCGGCGGGCTGCCGCCGAAGAGGACCTCACCAAGCACGTGCAGTCCGAATATCTCGCCGTACAGGATGCCGAAGAGCATCGTGAAGCCACCGGCCCAGAGGCCGATGCCACCGAGCGCCTTCAGCGCGTTGCTGCTGGTCCGCGTGTACAGCAGGAAGCCGACCGCGACGTAGATGAGCCCGTACCCGAGGTCACCCAGCATGAACCCGTAGAACAGCGGGAACGTCAGCAGCAGGATGATGGTCGGGTCGAGTTCCGTGTACTTCGGTCGGTTGACCATCTCGATGAGGAACTCGAAGGGCTCTGCGGCCTTGTTGTTCTGCTGGATGGTCGGCGGGTCGTCGTTCATCGTGACGACGCCACCGTCCGCGGCCGCCTCGGCACCGCTGCCGGTGCCGTGAGACTCGTCCTGGACCTCGGAGGAACCGACCGCGTGGCCCTCGTGGTAGTCCGCGCGTTCGATCTCTTGGACCTCGGCGTGGTCGCCGACCGCGGCGTCGAGTTCGCGCTTGAGGGTGTCGACCTCGTCGGTCGGGAGCCAGCCCTCGGCGACGAAGGCGTTCTCCGTCGTCGCGAACTGCAGCGGCGCCTCGGCCTTCTGGACGTCGATGGACAGGCGCTCCTCCGCGGCCAGCAGGAAGCCGGCGGCGTCGAGGCGCAGGTCCTCGAGTTCGTCCTCGACCGTCGAGAGCTTCGACTGGAGCTGCTGCTTGCGGTGACGCAGCTGCTCGATGTAGTCGGACGGGTCGCCCTCGCCGTCGGGGACCTCCTGTCGCGTGAAGTTCGCGCGGACGAGGAGGTCGTCGAGGATGCTGTCGCGGGCGTTCGACTCGGGGTACGCGAAGACGGCGACGAGGTCGCCGCCACCGGTCTCGACGTCGAACTCGCGGATGCCCTTCGCGTCCTGGAGTTCGGCCTCGACCGCGTCGACGTCGCCTTCACCGACGGCGACGCGCAGCGAGTCGTAGCCGGAGAGCAGGTGGAGCGGGATACCGAGCTCGGCGAACGGCGCGAGCGACGAGATCTGCTCGTCGAGTTCGCGCAGTTCGGTCTCGAGCTCGCTCCGACGGTCGTCGAGACGGTTCGCCTCCTGGCGAACCTCTTCGAGCTCCTCGTCGAGCGCGTCGTCCGTGACGATACGGCTCGGGCCGGCGTGTTCGGCCTCGACACCGAGGATGCTCTTGATGGAGCGGACCGTGACCAGTTTCTCTGAGGCGCCTTCGGCGCCCTCGACCGGGTTCCCGTTGGAGAACCCGTCCCAGGAGCCGTCGTAGTCGCTCAGGTGAACCAGGCGGAGGTCGTGTACCGTCTCGATGACGTCGTCCATGACGGACTTCGAGCCCGTCACGGACACCTTGCTCATTTGCTCAGGTCTGAGCATGTACCTCCTCCGTGAATGTTTCGAGGACGTAGTCGACGACCTCGCTCGTGCGTCCCTCGGCGCGGGTACGGAGTTCCTCGCGCTCCGCCTCTCCCTGCTCGAGGATCTGCTCGCGTTCTTCCGCTATCTCCTCGCGAGCTTCCTCGAGGCGGTTCGACTCGAGTTCACGTGCCTCCTCCTCCGCCTCCTGGCGGATCTCTTCGGCACGTTCCCGGGCCTCGGCGATGCGCTCGTCGCGGTCGGCTTCCGCCTCGGCGACGATGTCGTCGGCCTCCGTCTCGGCCGTCTGAATTCGTTCGAGAACCTCTGGCCTCGGCATGGCTTGAACACGCGTGAGTTTACATAGCGGCTATAAGGTAGTTGCGAAAGGTGCTGGAATGGCGTTTCGACCGACTGTGGCAACGATTCACGAACGTTCGGACACGACTCAATCGCGACAGAACTATGGCGTGAGGTTCCTAACCACCGGCCAATGGGAATCCTCGAAAACAAGGCTCGTGCACGCCTGTTCTACAAGTATCTCTCGAAGGTGTACGACACCATCAACCCGTTCATCTGGAACGAGGAGATGCGGACGGAAGCCATCGGGATGCTCGACATCGAGCCGGACGACCGCGTCCTCGACGTCGGCTGTGGCACCGGCTTCGCGACCGAGGGGCTGCTGGCCCACGAGAACGTCGACGAGGTCTGGGGCCTCGACCAGAGTCCCGACCAGCTCGAGAAGGCCTACGCCAAGTTCGGCAAGCACGGCCCGGTGCACTTCCACCTCGGCGACGCCGAACGCCTCCCCTTCGCGACCGATAGCTTCGACGTCATCTGGTCGTCGGGCTCCATCGAGTACTGGCCGAACCCCGTGCGCGCGCTGCGCGAGTTCCGGCGCGTGGTCAAACCCGGTGGGCAGGTGCTCGTCGTCGGCCCGAACTACCCGAAGACGACGGTGATGCAGAAGGTCGCCGACGCCATCATGCTGTTCTACGACGAGGAGGAGGCGGACGAGATGTTCACCGCCGCCGGGTTCGAGGACATCCAGCACCGGCTGATGGGCCCGGACTACGACCCCGACATCGCCATCACGACCGTCGCACGCGCCCCCACGAAGGACGACGAGGACGCCGACGCGGTCGCGAGCGAGGCCGTCGAGGACGAGACCAGCGCCGAAGCCGAAGCCTGAGGCCCTACCCGCGAGCGACCGTCGCGACCCGACCGACCACCAGTTCTCCGCTGTAGACCGTCACCACGACCCGCGAGTCCGCCGCGAGCGCCGGGTGGTTCGTCCCCGCGACCCGGAGACTCGCCGACTCGCCCGCAGTCCACGTCTGGTCCGTGGCCGTGTTGAACGGCCCCGTCGGTCCCGGCGCGAACCCGCTCGCGGAGAAGAACGGGACCGGCGGCTGGTGTCTGAGTTCCGTCCCGTTCACCGTCACGACAACCCGGATGGCGTCCACGTCCACCGACTCGCCCCCGGTGTGGGTCACGCTGATGCGTCCCGTGTCGGCGTCGGCGGTCGCGGTGAAACTGGCCCGGGGCGATTCGGCGGGTGGCGTCTCCGAGACGCCGACCACCACGACGCTCGCCAGCACGAGCGTCACTGCGAGCAACAGGGCGGTACCGACGACCGGGGAGACTGCACGGGCTGAGAGCACGCCGACTCTGGCCGCGGCTTCGGATAAAAAGGGTCGCCTGCTGCTACGGGGACTGCGACGGCGTGACGGTGACGTTGATGGGTCCCTGCGGGAGTTCGACGGTGACCTCGTAGGTTCCCTTCGGCTGGGCGTACCAGAGGACGCCGTCCTCGTCCGTCTGCCCGATGGTGGTGTCCCCGACCGTCACGGGTGCCGCCACCGGGTCATCGGTGAGGACGTTCTGGACCTGGATGCGGGCCGGGCCCCCGTTGGCCGTCTCGTTGATGACGACCTCGACGCCGTAGTCGGTCGCGTTGAAACTGTTGCTCTCGGGGAGCGAGGAGACCGTCAGTCGCTGGTACTCCCGGTAGACGTTCTGCTGGGAGCCGTCGACGTAGATGCGGATCGACCCCTGGTCGAGCGGGCTCTCGTAGAACCAGCTCCCGCGCTTGAACTCCCAGATGGTCGCGCCCGAACTCTGCCGGACGTAGGGGTAGCGGTTCTCGATGTACTCGAAGAACTCGCTCCGGTTCGCGAAGCCCTCGGCCGAGTCCGGGTCGAGGTGGTCCAGTCTGACCGCCTCGCGGTAGTACTCGGTGTCCGGCCCGGCCTCCACGAGCATCTGCAGGACGACCCCGGACTGGGAGCCACGGACCTGCACCGCCACCTGCTCGGACCCCCCGTCGAACATCCGCTGGTAGAGCGCCAGCCGCGCCGGGCTGCTGTACTCGTTCGCCTGTCTGGTGACGTAGCCAAGCGAGATACCGGTCGACCGTTCCAGCCGCCTGATGGTCTCTTTCGTCTGCTCGGCACGGTGGCCGACGAACGCGAGTTGCTTCAGGAGCTGTGCCTTGGAGAGCTCGCCCGTGCCGTACGCTTCGATGGCCTGTCGTTCCTGTCGCTCGAGGGTATCGACGCGCGACTCCATCTCGGCTATCGCCGTCTCGACGAGGGCTTCGCGCTCCGCGTCCGACGACGCTGCGGCCAGCCGGACCGAGAGGAGCTGGAGTTCGTACCCGCTGTCGACCGTCTCCCGGTTCACGCTGACCGCGGCCCCGAAGTCGAGGCCGGGGCTGTCGTACCCCTGTCTCTCGACGGTGTCGAGTTCGAGTCGTCGGGTCGTCTCGTTCGACACGAAGGACTCGGTCACCACCGTCGTGGTGTCTGGTGCGGGGGAGGGAGAAGCGGCGGGGGCTGGTGCGCTGGCCATCGTCCCGACCGGCGAGAGGACGAGGAAGGCCACCAGGGCGACGCACGTGAGACGTCTCATTGTTCGTGCGTACATCGCGACGATACAAAAACCGGTCGACGTGTCCCGAACGCCCTCGAAAACGGTCGAGAGCCGGCGAGACATTTCAAAACGGCGTCTGATGTTTTATCTCGATGGAAAGCGTTTTTTCCCCGCGGCATGGACGCACCTGTATGCGGTCCCTCTCTGCACTCGCAGCCGCCCTCCTCGTGCTCGCGCTCTTCGCGGGGGTGAGCACCGGCGTCCCGAGCGACGCGCATCCCGGGACACACTCCGCGTCGCCGTCGCTGTCCGGCGAGCAGACGTCGTTCGAGCCAGCGGAGCCGGGGACCATCATCGAGATCAACGTCACCGCGTCCGGTGACGCACGCTGGTCCATCTCGTATCGCTACGTCCTCGAGGGCGAGAACGAGACGACCGCGTTCAGGCAGTACGGGCGAGCCGTGACGAAGGGCCAGGAGGAGGTCCAGTTCTCCCCGTCGCTGTTCCAGCAGTTCGCCGACCAGGCCGGGGCGTGGACCGGCCGCGAGATGCAGATCAGGGACACCTCGTGGGCGGAACCGGTCGTCCGGGAACCGGCGCGGACGAGCACCGTGACGACCATCCCGACCACGTCCGAAGCCGAGGACGAGACGAAGGTCGGCGTCCTGACCTACACGTTCACGTGGACGAACTTCGCGCAGGTGCAGGGTAGCGAGGTCGTCGTGGGCGACGCCTTCGGGACCGAGAACGAGACGTGGTTCCCGCGGCTGTACGACGGGCAGCGCCTCGTCATCAACGAACCCGAGAACTTCGTCATCACCACCTCGCCCGCGAACAAGGGCCCACAGAACAGCACCCTCGTCTGGGACGGCCCGGCGACGTTCGAACCCGGGTACATCGAGGCGGTGTACGTCCCGCGAGGTGGCGCCGGGTCGGAGACGACGCCCCCTGGCGGGGAGAACGAGGGTGGCCTCCCGCTCCAGTTGCTCGGGTTCGGCCTCCTCGTCCTGCTCGTCGGCGCCGGCAGTTACCTGTTCGCGCGCTGGCAGACCGAGCGCGAACAGTCCACCCCGGCCGCCACGCCGAACGGGGGCCACGAGTCCGCAACCGCCGACACCACGGAGACCGAGCCGTCGCCGGACACCGCCCCCAGCGAAGCGGGCGGGGCAGAGGGCGCGACGACGCCCGAGCCGACCGACGGTGCGGCTGCGGCCGGTGCCGGCGCAGCCGCGGTGGACGAAGTCGACGAGACCGAGCCCGACGAGGCCGTACCCGTCGCCGAGGAGGAAGAGGACCCCATCGACGTCGAGCTCCTCTCCGACGAGGAGCGGGTCCTCCGGCTGCTCCGGCAGAACAACGGCCGGATGAAGCAGGCGAACATCGTCAAGGAGACGGGCTGGTCGAACGCGAAGGTCTCGCAGTTGCTCTCCGGGATGGACGACGACGACGAGATCGAGAAGCTCCGCATCGGCCGGGAGAACCTCATCACGCTCCCGGGCGAGAGCATCGGCGACTTCGACGACGACAACTGACAAACGATTTTCACAGGAACCGGCGTTTCGTAACCATTTACGTAGGTGCCGGCACAACCTGCCTCTGATGAAGGTTCTCGTCACCGTCAAGGAGGTGGCTGCCGTCGAGGACGAATTCCAGATCGATGGCACGTCCATCGACGAGACGTACCTCGAATACGACCTCAACGAGTGGGACGACTACGCGGTCGAAGAAGCCGTCCAGCTCCAGGAGAACGGCATCGCCGACGAAGTCGTCGCCGTGACCATCGGGCCGGAGCGGTCCGAGGAGACCATCCGGATGGCCCTCGCGAAGGGCGCGGACCGTGCGATCCGCGTCTGGGACGACGCCCTCGCGGACACCGACCTGCTCGACGTCGGTGCGAAGACACGCATCCTCTCGGCCGTCGTCGCCGAGGAGGACCCGGACCTCGTGCTCAGCGGCGTCCAGGCCGACGACGACGGGTTCGGCGCGACGGGCGTCTCGCTCGCCGACGAGATCGACTACGAGTGGGCCGCGGTCGTGAACGACCTCGACCACGACGCGCTCGAGGGCGAGAACGTCGCGAAGGTCCACCGCGAACTGGAGGGTGGCGTCGAGGAGCTGACCGACGTGGAGCTCCCCGCCGTCCTCACCATCCAGACCGGTATCAACGAGCCGCGCTACGCCAGCCTGCGCGGCATCCGGATGGCCCAGCGCAAGGAGATCGACCCCAAGACGCTCGCCGACCTCGGGCTGGACGCCGAGGCCGTCGCCAACGACCTGGAACTCACCGACATGTACGAACCCGAGTCCGAAGGGGACGCCACGTACTTCGAGGGCGGCCCGGAGGACGAAGCCGCACAGCTCGCTGACCTCCTGCGGGAGAAGGGGGTGGGTGCGCAATGAGCGACATCCTCGCAATCGCCGAGCACCGCCGCGGTGAACTGCGCGACGTGAGCTTCGAACTCGTCACGGCCGGCCGCGAACTCGCGGACGCCACCGGGGGCGACCTCCACGTCGCCGTCATCTCCGGCAACCTCGACGACTTCGCCGAGCAGCTCAAGCTCGAGGGCGTCGACACCATCCACACCGTCTCCAACGGTGAGGAGTTCAACCACGACGTGTACGCCCAGGCCGTCGAGCAGCTCTACGACGCCATCGGGCCGCAGGTCCTGCTCATGCCGAACTCGGTCAACGGGCTGGACTACGCGCCCGCGGTGGCCAACAGTCTCGACCTGCCCTACGTCAGCGACGTGGTCGGCATGGATATCGACGGCGACACCCTGACCGCCACGCGCGAGATGTACGGCGGGAAGGTCGAGACCACCACCGACGTCCCGGCCGAGCACGTCGCGGTCTCCATCCGTGGCGCCGAGTGGCCGACGACCGAGGCCACCGCCGACGCGGCCGTCGAGTCCTTCGACGTGGACATCGACGAGGACGCGGTCCGGTCGACCGTCACCGGCTTCGAGGAGGTCGGCGGCGGCGACGTCGACATCAGCGAGGCGGACGTGCTCGTCAGCGTCGGCCGCGGCATCGAGGAGGAGGACAACCTCGACCTCATCTTCGACCTCGCCGAGGCGCTGGACGCGACGGTCTCGTCCTCGCGTCCCATCGTCGACGCCGGCTGGCTCCCGAAGAACCGGCAGGTCGGCCAGTCCGGGAAGGTCGTCACGCCCGACGTGTACATCGCCATCGGCATCTCCGGGGCGGTCCAGCACGTCGCCGGCATGAAGGGTGCCGACACCATCGTCGCCATCAACACCGACCCGAACGCGCCCATCTACGACATCGCGGACTACGGTATCGTCGACGACCTGTTCGAGGTCGTCCCGGCGCTCACCGAGCAGTTCTCCTGAGGGAGCGGCCCGTTTTTGGTCCAGCTTTTTCCGTGGTTCCCCCGGAACCCGGAAAAAGGTGGTCGTAGGTCGTCCCGGCGCTCACCGAGCAGTTCTCCTGAGGGAGCGGCCCGTTTTTCGTCCTGTTTTTTCTGCGGGTCCGGAGCAGCGTCCGCCATCCAGAGGTACATCTAGTCTCTGTTAGTTCGGGGCGGGCCGTGGTATCGTGACCCCCATGAGAACTGTACTCGTTCTCTCGAAAACGTGGGTAACAATACCATACAACACTCATTGTAAATCGGCAATCAGATATAAGTCCCTGAAAAGATAGTTGACGACTCATGGAGAGGACCTCTACGAGGCGAGCGGTAATGGCCGGTGCTGGCGGTGGCATCGCGTCCGCGCTCGCCGGGTGCACGTCCGTCGTTCCTGGGATGGGAGACGACGGCGACCCTGCCGACGACACGGAGACAGCGACGAGACAGTTCGACGAGAGCGAGACGTACATCGGGATGCTGTACGCGACCGGTGGGCTGGGCGACGACTCGTTCAACGACATGGCCAACCGCGGCGTCAAACTGGCGCGCGTCCGCCACGGAATCGAGTACAAGAACGAGGTGCCGGCGGGCGTCGACGAGATCGGGACGCTCCAGGCCCAGTACGCGAAGTCCGCGCAACCGGCGTTCGACCTCACGGTCTGCGTCGGGTTCCTGCAGCAGGAACCGCTCTCGAAGACCGCGAAACAGTACCCCGACCAGCGGTTCATGCTGGTCGACTCGGTCGTCGACCGGGACAACGTGGCGAACTACGTGTTCAAGGAGCACGAGGGCTCGTTCCAGGTGGGGGTACTGGCGGGCGCACTGACCGGGCAGGGGTTCTCGGCCGGCGCCGGCCAGACCCGGCTCGACCGGAAGACCGTCGGCTTCGTCGGCGGCATCGAGTCCGGGCTCATCAAGAAGTTCGAGGCCGGGTTCATGGCGGGCGCGAAGCACGCCGACCCCGACGTCGAGGTACTCAGCGAGTACGTCGGCAGTTTCAGCGACATCGAGGGCGGCAAGCAGGCCGCCCAGTCGATGTACGACGAGGGCGCGGACATCGTCTACCACGCGGCCGGTGGGACCGGCCTCGGCGTCTTCCAGGCCGCCCAGCAGAACGGGCGCTTCGCCATCGGCGTCGACTCTGACCAGTCCGAGTCCGACCCGCGGTACGCGAACGTCATCCTCGCGAGCATGGTCAAGCGGGTCGACACGGCGGTGTTCAACGCCATCCAGAACGTCCACGAGGGCGAGTACAACGGCGGCTCCGTCCAGTCGCTCGGCCTCGAACAGGACGGCGTCGCGGTGGCGTACGGGAACGACCTCGGGCCACAGATACCCGAGACGGCGACCAACCAGATCGACGACACCCGGTCGAAGATCGTGAACGGGGAGATCGACGTGCCGACGACGCCGGAGGAGGTCTGAGATGGCGGACGACTCTCGCTCCATCGGCGCGCTGCTCACGCCGGGGTTCATCCGGCGTCGCTACTCGCTGAAGTTCGCCGTCTCCATCCTGCTCGTCGTCGTCGTC
This window of the Haloarchaeobius amylolyticus genome carries:
- a CDS encoding V-type ATP synthase subunit E, which translates into the protein MSLETVVEDIRDEARARAEEIRDDAEAEAEEIISEAQADAEETLEEAERAAERKVEQEREQQLSSAKLEAKQMRLEARRDVLEQVRADVESEIAGLSGDQREELTRALLDAAAEEFENVDTASVYGRASDEDLLTDILADYDGYEYAGEYDCLGGVVVESEESRLRVNNTFDSVLEDVWEDNLKEISSRLFDEQ
- a CDS encoding F0F1 ATP synthase subunit C codes for the protein MTALNNVTDIALQGEGNAPAIPADSGAALGIGLAAIGAGYAERGIGAAAVGALAEDSISTGIGIVLTVLPETLVIFALVALFV
- a CDS encoding V-type ATP synthase subunit I yields the protein MSKVSVTGSKSVMDDVIETVHDLRLVHLSDYDGSWDGFSNGNPVEGAEGASEKLVTVRSIKSILGVEAEHAGPSRIVTDDALDEELEEVRQEANRLDDRRSELETELRELDEQISSLAPFAELGIPLHLLSGYDSLRVAVGEGDVDAVEAELQDAKGIREFDVETGGGDLVAVFAYPESNARDSILDDLLVRANFTRQEVPDGEGDPSDYIEQLRHRKQQLQSKLSTVEDELEDLRLDAAGFLLAAEERLSIDVQKAEAPLQFATTENAFVAEGWLPTDEVDTLKRELDAAVGDHAEVQEIERADYHEGHAVGSSEVQDESHGTGSGAEAAADGGVVTMNDDPPTIQQNNKAAEPFEFLIEMVNRPKYTELDPTIILLLTFPLFYGFMLGDLGYGLIYVAVGFLLYTRTSSNALKALGGIGLWAGGFTMLFGILYGEIFGLHVLGEVLFGGSPPMHKGLQPKYLAYGQTWLVVSMLLGLFHLTVGYVFGFINDMDHGFADAFVHNGSWATMMFGVWMWIFSTQAEGLKPDFLFQSFGGPDAVYNLGFTGFSPAIGSLGLGLFVVGLVVMIYGEVQHMGGFGVLVGLLESVNVLVNVLSYLRIGAVILAKAGMAFVVNLLFFGVYVVETDKGAEWHFGTTHDPVHMLEKGTYHGHEVTEVMFGGLMHGGIGMALAGILILLVGHLVVLLLGVTSAGLQGVRLEYVEFFDKFYEGGGRVFEPFGYERNYTTED
- the ahaH gene encoding ATP synthase archaeal subunit H, which codes for MPRPEVLERIQTAETEADDIVAEAEADRDERIAEARERAEEIRQEAEEEARELESNRLEEAREEIAEEREQILEQGEAEREELRTRAEGRTSEVVDYVLETFTEEVHAQT
- a CDS encoding methyltransferase domain-containing protein, whose product is MGILENKARARLFYKYLSKVYDTINPFIWNEEMRTEAIGMLDIEPDDRVLDVGCGTGFATEGLLAHENVDEVWGLDQSPDQLEKAYAKFGKHGPVHFHLGDAERLPFATDSFDVIWSSGSIEYWPNPVRALREFRRVVKPGGQVLVVGPNYPKTTVMQKVADAIMLFYDEEEADEMFTAAGFEDIQHRLMGPDYDPDIAITTVARAPTKDDEDADAVASEAVEDETSAEAEA
- a CDS encoding type IV pilin, encoding MLSARAVSPVVGTALLLAVTLVLASVVVVGVSETPPAESPRASFTATADADTGRISVTHTGGESVDVDAIRVVVTVNGTELRHQPPVPFFSASGFAPGPTGPFNTATDQTWTAGESASLRVAGTNHPALAADSRVVVTVYSGELVVGRVATVARG
- a CDS encoding DUF7096 domain-containing protein produces the protein MRRLTCVALVAFLVLSPVGTMASAPAPAASPSPAPDTTTVVTESFVSNETTRRLELDTVERQGYDSPGLDFGAAVSVNRETVDSGYELQLLSVRLAAASSDAEREALVETAIAEMESRVDTLERQERQAIEAYGTGELSKAQLLKQLAFVGHRAEQTKETIRRLERSTGISLGYVTRQANEYSSPARLALYQRMFDGGSEQVAVQVRGSQSGVVLQMLVEAGPDTEYYREAVRLDHLDPDSAEGFANRSEFFEYIENRYPYVRQSSGATIWEFKRGSWFYESPLDQGSIRIYVDGSQQNVYREYQRLTVSSLPESNSFNATDYGVEVVINETANGGPARIQVQNVLTDDPVAAPVTVGDTTIGQTDEDGVLWYAQPKGTYEVTVELPQGPINVTVTPSQSP
- a CDS encoding helix-turn-helix transcriptional regulator, whose translation is MRSLSALAAALLVLALFAGVSTGVPSDAHPGTHSASPSLSGEQTSFEPAEPGTIIEINVTASGDARWSISYRYVLEGENETTAFRQYGRAVTKGQEEVQFSPSLFQQFADQAGAWTGREMQIRDTSWAEPVVREPARTSTVTTIPTTSEAEDETKVGVLTYTFTWTNFAQVQGSEVVVGDAFGTENETWFPRLYDGQRLVINEPENFVITTSPANKGPQNSTLVWDGPATFEPGYIEAVYVPRGGAGSETTPPGGENEGGLPLQLLGFGLLVLLVGAGSYLFARWQTEREQSTPAATPNGGHESATADTTETEPSPDTAPSEAGGAEGATTPEPTDGAAAAGAGAAAVDEVDETEPDEAVPVAEEEEDPIDVELLSDEERVLRLLRQNNGRMKQANIVKETGWSNAKVSQLLSGMDDDDEIEKLRIGRENLITLPGESIGDFDDDN
- a CDS encoding electron transfer flavoprotein subunit beta/FixA family protein; this translates as MKVLVTVKEVAAVEDEFQIDGTSIDETYLEYDLNEWDDYAVEEAVQLQENGIADEVVAVTIGPERSEETIRMALAKGADRAIRVWDDALADTDLLDVGAKTRILSAVVAEEDPDLVLSGVQADDDGFGATGVSLADEIDYEWAAVVNDLDHDALEGENVAKVHRELEGGVEELTDVELPAVLTIQTGINEPRYASLRGIRMAQRKEIDPKTLADLGLDAEAVANDLELTDMYEPESEGDATYFEGGPEDEAAQLADLLREKGVGAQ
- a CDS encoding electron transfer flavoprotein subunit alpha/FixB family protein; protein product: MSDILAIAEHRRGELRDVSFELVTAGRELADATGGDLHVAVISGNLDDFAEQLKLEGVDTIHTVSNGEEFNHDVYAQAVEQLYDAIGPQVLLMPNSVNGLDYAPAVANSLDLPYVSDVVGMDIDGDTLTATREMYGGKVETTTDVPAEHVAVSIRGAEWPTTEATADAAVESFDVDIDEDAVRSTVTGFEEVGGGDVDISEADVLVSVGRGIEEEDNLDLIFDLAEALDATVSSSRPIVDAGWLPKNRQVGQSGKVVTPDVYIAIGISGAVQHVAGMKGADTIVAINTDPNAPIYDIADYGIVDDLFEVVPALTEQFS
- a CDS encoding BMP family lipoprotein codes for the protein MAGAGGGIASALAGCTSVVPGMGDDGDPADDTETATRQFDESETYIGMLYATGGLGDDSFNDMANRGVKLARVRHGIEYKNEVPAGVDEIGTLQAQYAKSAQPAFDLTVCVGFLQQEPLSKTAKQYPDQRFMLVDSVVDRDNVANYVFKEHEGSFQVGVLAGALTGQGFSAGAGQTRLDRKTVGFVGGIESGLIKKFEAGFMAGAKHADPDVEVLSEYVGSFSDIEGGKQAAQSMYDEGADIVYHAAGGTGLGVFQAAQQNGRFAIGVDSDQSESDPRYANVILASMVKRVDTAVFNAIQNVHEGEYNGGSVQSLGLEQDGVAVAYGNDLGPQIPETATNQIDDTRSKIVNGEIDVPTTPEEV